The following are encoded together in the Lactuca sativa cultivar Salinas chromosome 1, Lsat_Salinas_v11, whole genome shotgun sequence genome:
- the LOC128133090 gene encoding mulatexin-like translates to MESPLLTFVLLYFGLFSVYVDSQQQSPLPPPPPPPPTPSPPPPPSPPPPPPSPPPSPPPPPSPPPRSSQPPPPPRKAPHPPGSIRPRRSKPQHREHPPPPPPLSKNLNFGKKLGFIFVGLAAILQICAATFLVIKRRHLIKTHDRL, encoded by the coding sequence ATGGAATCGCCATTGTTGACCTTCGTTTTGTTGTACTTTGGGTTATTTTCTGTTTATGTCGATTCCCAACAACAATCGCCGCTGCCACCGCCGCCCCCACCACCTCCTACTCCATCCCCCCCGCCTCCACCTTCACCCCCACCTCCACCTCCGTCCCCACCTCCATCTCCACCCCCGCCACCGTCACCACCACCGAGATCTTCACAGCCTCCACCACCTCCAAGAAAGGCACCACACCCTCCAGGTTCAATCCGCCCTAGGAGATCAAAACCACAACACAGAGAACACCCTCCTCCTCCGCCGCCGCTGTCGAAAAATCTCAACTTTGGAAAGAAACTTGGATTCATATTCGTGGGTTTAGCCGCGATCTTACAGATTTGTGCGGCGACTTTTTTGGTAATCAAGAGGAGGCATTTAATCAAGACCCACGACAGACTTTAA